From Verrucomicrobiota bacterium:
TTCTCCGCGCTCCCAAGATCGTGCAGATTGGCCGCCGCGCCAATCCCGCCGAGACGGTCACCCAACTGGTCTATGAAGTGCCGAAGCACCTCAAGCCCGCCCTGCTGCTGCACCTCCTGGACAATCCGGAACTCAACATGGTGCTGATTTTCTGCCGGATGAAGCACTCGGCGGATCGGCTGGCGCGCACGCTGGAAAGTCATGGCATCCGCACCGCCACTCTCCACTCGAACCGCTCGCAAAACCAGCGGCTCAAGGCGCTCAAGGATTTTAAATCGGGCGTGGTGCGTGTGCTGGTGGCCACGGATATTGCCGCGCGCGGCATTGATGTGGACGGCATTTCGCACGTGGTCAACTTTGATTTCCCCATGCATTCGGAGGATTACGTTCACCGCATTGGCCGTACCGGGCGCGCCCACGCCGTGGGGGATGCCATCAGCTTTGTGACGAACGAAGACCGCGACGGATTACGCGCGCTGGAGCGTTTCATCGGGCGGGGCATTGTGCGCAAACGCGCTGAAGGATTCAACTACGATACTCCGAGCACCCTCGGTTTTCAGAAGGAGCAATCGGATCGTCCCGCCCGCTCGCACCCCCAGCGCGGTAACGCCTCGCACCAAGGCGGCGGGCAAAAGCGGGTCCGCACTGGCCACACCAACCGGTGGCGCCGCTGATCGAAATGCTTTGAACCGGCACTGACGGCGCTCACTCTGAGTCCCGTCAGCCTTTGGGCCCTTTTTCGGTGGTGTCCTTGCCCTGATACTTGCGCAGTTGCGTATCGACGAGGATCTGATCACCCGTTTCGACGAATAATGGCACCATGAGTTCCAGGCCGGTTTCCAGTTTGGCAGGCTTCCAGTTGGAGGTGTTGCCAATGCGAACCGGCGGATCTGTCTCCACGACTTTCAGTGATGTCGAGGGCGGCAGGGTGATATCCAGGAATTTACCGTCCAGAAAGAGGGCGGTGTACTCCTCGTTTTCCTGAAGGAACCAGCGGCGGTCCCCAATATGTTCGGCATGTAAATCCAGCTCCTCATAGGTTTCCGCATCG
This genomic window contains:
- a CDS encoding DEAD/DEAH box helicase, whose protein sequence is MPFRALGLEANILKAVQEAGYTEPTPIQAAAIPQILAGHDLIGIAQTGTGKTAAFVLPILDKLIKTPVGGRRCIRTLVVAPTRELVVQIEENVRAYARHLPLRMATVYGGVGERPQIQALRSGVDLVVATPGRLLDLMNQGYVDFAGLNFLVLDEADRMLDMGFLPDIRRIVKAVPRQRQTLLFSASLSREIEGLTHEFLRAPKIVQIGRRANPAETVTQLVYEVPKHLKPALLLHLLDNPELNMVLIFCRMKHSADRLARTLESHGIRTATLHSNRSQNQRLKALKDFKSGVVRVLVATDIAARGIDVDGISHVVNFDFPMHSEDYVHRIGRTGRAHAVGDAISFVTNEDRDGLRALERFIGRGIVRKRAEGFNYDTPSTLGFQKEQSDRPARSHPQRGNASHQGGGQKRVRTGHTNRWRR
- a CDS encoding elongation factor P, coding for MQTVLSSEFKRGMVLMLDGAPQEIEDFHVSGTAQTRHKLHSRLRNLKTGKVVDKVFAENERLPLAELQRRRVQFSYQQGESFMFSDAETYEELDLHAEHIGDRRWFLQENEEYTALFLDGKFLDITLPPSTSLKVVETDPPVRIGNTSNWKPAKLETGLELMVPLFVETGDQILVDTQLRKYQGKDTTEKGPKG